TGCAGAGAGCCCCTTCCATGTGCAGATACTTCCAGCATGGAGATCTTGGTACCAGATGCTTCCCTTTGATTATCCACCTGGCTTGCATCATCTGATGGTAGGTGGTTGACAGTCTCAACTTTAGTTTCCTCATTTAGGGACTCTACTGCTGGTTCATCATACTGCACCTCCTCATGCAGCCACTCGCACTCTTCTTTATGTTCATGctccccctcatgttctccgTGCTCATCATAGTCCTCATGctccccctcatgttctccaTGCTCATGTTGCCCCTCATGTTCTCCATGCCCTTCATAGTCCTCATGCTCCCTCTCATGTTCTCCATGGTCCTCATGTTCTTGGTGCTCTTCGTGCTCTTCATGGTCCCCCTCATGTTCATGGTGCTCTTCATACTCCCTCTCATGTTCTCCATGCTCCTCATGTTCTTGGTGCTCTTCGTGCTCTTCATGGTCCCCCTCATGTTCATGGTGCTCTTCATActccccctcatgttctccaTGCTCCTCATGTTCTTGGTGCTCTTCGTGCTCTTCATGGTCCCCCTCATGTTCATGGTGCTCTTCATActccccctcatgttctccaTGCTCCTCATGTTCTTGGTGCTCTTCATGGTCCCCCTCATGTTCCCATTCATGCTCTTGGTGCTCTTCATActccccctcatgttctccaTGCTCCTCATGTTCTTGGTGCTCTTCGTGCTCTTCATGGTCCCCCTCATGTTCATGGTGCTCTTCATActccccctcatgttctccaTGCTCCTCATGCTCTTCATActccccctcatgttctccaTGCTCCTCATGCTCTTCATActccccctcatgttctccaTGCTCCTCATGCTCTTGGTGCTCTTTGTGCTCCCCCTCATGTTCTTCGTGCTCCTCATGGTCTCCATTCTCTTCATACGCTCCCTCATGTTCTTCGTGCTCTCCATTCTCCCCCTCATATTCTCCATGCTCTTCATACTCTTCATGCTCCCCCTCATGGTCATTTTCATgatcttcctcctcctcataAGCCCTTTCAGAACGATCATACTCATCCTGCAGGTAGGCAGCATCGCCTCCTTTAACCTGAAACCAGAGGAGGTCAGCATCCTTGGTGGGAGAAGTCCTCTTTGCagtgccttcctggatgaataTAGGACCAGTGCTCTTAACATCTAGAAGACAGATGcatttacaattaataaaaggcACTGCATCATGTGGTGGTATAGCCCAACAGACATTCTGGTCAGCTGTACCTGTAGTTATGGAGGTCAGGAGTGGAGCAGTACAGTTGGACTCACAGCAGTCACAGACACCATCCACAAGCTCAAGGCCTTCCCATCTAGAGAAGAGAAGGTAAATCTGGAGAGAGAAGCCAGAAGGGTAGGGAGTATAGGGGTCAGGGCCAAGGCCATGATAAGCAGGCTTACCTTTGCTTGGTGGCATCAAAATTACAAGATTTTGTATGCACAGTTGTTCCCTGGATGCAGAGGAACAGGACACAGTGGACGTAGATCTTGGAAAGGAGGGAGGAATAAATGTTAGACCAGGTCGCAGAGAGGACAGGTTCAGCCCCTCCAAACACAAGCTGGCTTACTACCTTGGACACAAGATTGAGCTCCCTTGCATCAATGGCAAAGTTGATGACACCATCTGCTCTGGGTTGATGAAACTTGGAACTGGCTCCCAGCTTGTGGTTCATGCAGCTAGTGACAAACATTTCAGTACAGGAGCAGCCCACATTATGGTCCCCCTGAAATGGCTTCGGGAATTTTGTGGCAGGCCATTCACTAGCAATAGGTCTTACCCATAGTTGTCGATCATCATGTACTGTGGGAATGATTGAGGGTTTTCAGACAGGGTTGCATAACAGGAGCCAATGAACAGCTGCTCTCCTTCAGTGTTTGGATACCCTCTGGCTTGGAAGTGGAGGAGATCACCAGTGCTATACACATTTGTGAGGGAGCTCGCAGTCCAGGCAGCTGTTGAGAGACTCCAGATTAGGCCCAAAATTGTTTGGTACAGGAAGTAGGAGCAAtttatgtggggggggggggaaaataaatatataaaatacatacaattcatGAGCTGCAGACTGAATACACTCCCATCGTACCAGTCACTGCAAATGACAGAAGGCCATCAGTGAAGATGCCAAGCAGTCAAATATGGTCTGCATGCACTGGAGCGAACTGTGGTCACAGACACTAGGCAAGGCTTACCTCTTATAGCTACATTCAATTTCAACATTAATGCGGGGTACCCCACCCACTTTCCCAGATCGCTGACTGGGAATATAGTAAAGGATGTTTCTGTAGATTGTGTACCCTGGGATGATCTGCAGAGAAAACCACAATTCAGAGATCAAACCTTGAACCATTACATTGTTGCCAAggccattattaaaaaaataaaaccacacgGACATTACCATCCTCTGGCTGTCACAGTCCTGAAGGTTGTAGCTGAACAATAGTTCACCAGTGATCAAATCCACACTGTTATTGCCACAGCTTGGGCCCAGTGTTAGCCGAGCATCATGGAAACCAAAGCCATAGAAGTTATTTTTGATTCTCACAACCAGAGCAGTCTCCCCACAGGTCACAGAAACCTCCTGATGAAGCTGTGCACCAGACTTCAGAGCAGCATCTGCCATTTGGCTTGAATCAGGTCTTGTGGACAGGGAGATCACATTAGGCTCTTCAGATGGCTTATCTAAGAGCAACTCACTCTGCTGGCTAGATTTCCCTTGAAAGCCTTCACTGGAAAGGATTGAAAAGGCCCAAGTCCCTGCAAaacagagacaaaacaaaaacaccctcATTGCAACAAATCAGCAAAGCAGCCCTACAATAGAAAAAGTAAAGAAACTCAATGACTTTCAGAAAGGCCTGTCTCCATTTTATATGAGGGGAAAT
This is a stretch of genomic DNA from Amia ocellicauda isolate fAmiCal2 chromosome 11, fAmiCal2.hap1, whole genome shotgun sequence. It encodes these proteins:
- the LOC136763371 gene encoding uncharacterized protein LOC136763371, with protein sequence MRVFLFCLCFAGTWAFSILSSEGFQGKSSQQSELLLDKPSEEPNVISLSTRPDSSQMADAALKSGAQLHQEVSVTCGETALVVRIKNNFYGFGFHDARLTLGPSCGNNSVDLITGELLFSYNLQDCDSQRMIIPGYTIYRNILYYIPSQRSGKVGGVPRINVEIECSYKSDWYDGSVFSLQLMNSAWTASSLTNVYSTGDLLHFQARGYPNTEGEQLFIGSCYATLSENPQSFPQYMMIDNYGCMNHKLGASSKFHQPRADGVINFAIDARELNLVSKIYVHCVLFLCIQGTTVHTKSCNFDATKQRWEGLELVDGVCDCCESNCTAPLLTSITTDVKSTGPIFIQEGTAKRTSPTKDADLLWFQVKGGDAAYLQDEYDRSERAYEEEEDHENDHEGEHEEYEEHGEYEGENGEHEEHEGAYEENGDHEEHEEHEGEHKEHQEHEEHGEHEGEYEEHEEHGEHEGEYEEHEEHGEHEGEYEEHHEHEGDHEEHEEHQEHEEHGEHEGEYEEHQEHEWEHEGDHEEHQEHEEHGEHEGEYEEHHEHEGDHEEHEEHQEHEEHGEHEGEYEEHHEHEGDHEEHEEHQEHEEHGEHEREYEEHHEHEGDHEEHEEHQEHEDHGEHEREHEDYEGHGEHEGQHEHGEHEGEHEDYDEHGEHEGEHEHKEECEWLHEEVQYDEPAVESLNEETKVETVNHLPSDDASQVDNQREASGTKISMLEVSAHGRGSLQLKGSKSNVSQSARITLDAQGDLSLQSVP